The following DNA comes from bacterium.
AAGACGCGCAGGTCCGTGCCCGCCGGCAGGTCGCGGAAGGTGACCGTCGTGTTACCCTCTCCGGGGCGGAAGGGGTTCGGGAAAGCGTAGGCCGCGTCCAGCCCCCCGGCCTGCCCCTCGCGGGGTACCAGTTGCAGCACCGCGGCCGCCGCCGCCCGGGCGCCGCTCACCCCCTGCACCAGGTCCAGCTTGTCCACGGTGTCCTCGGTGGTGTGGTAGTAGGGGTAGCTCTCGGTGCCGGCGTACTCGGTGACGTGAACCGCGGGGATGCCCGCCCGCCAGAAGCTGGCGTGGTCCGAGCGATACCATTCGGGGTCGTTCGTCTCCACCTCGAAGGCCGGTGTGTAGCCGCACCCGTCGTCGTAGGCCCTGGAGAGCCAGAGGGAGTCGTCCCGGGTGAAGACCTCCAGATCGTAGTTCTCGTCGTCGCGGTAGGCGTACATGTCCAGGTTCAACACGCCGCCGACGTCGCCCTCCGCCAGATCGGCCACGTAGTAGGACGACCCGATCAGCCCCTGCTCCTCCCCGGAAAAAAGGACGATCCGCACGGGGGTGTCGAAGGTGAGCCCCCGGCAGGCGCGCGCGACCTCGAGGCAGGCGGACACGCCGCTGCCGTTGTCGTCCGCCCCGGGCGCCAGATGGAGCGGATCATCGGAGATGCTGTCGTAATGCCCCGTGACGAGAAGGGCCGGGCCGTCTCCCGAGCTCGGCAGCTCGCAGACCACGTTCCGCCAGGTCAGGCTCTCCTCGGTGTCTATGTAACCCCCGACGAGCGTCCCGCCGCCGTCGGTGGAAACGTAGGCGAAGGGCGGTTCCCCGCCGCCGATCCACAGGGTGTCGTCGTCCAGCACGTCCAGGGCGAGAAAGCGGTCCCGGTCCGAGCCCTGGACGACGGTCCAGGTCGCGCCGCCGTCGGTGGTCTCGAACAGGTGGCGGTTGTCCCCCACGCAGAAGCCGTGCTGTGCGTCCACGAACTCGACCTGGTAGATGAACTGGGTGAATCCGCTTTCCTGGGCCGACCAGGAGAGGCCGCCGTCCCCGGAGTGGAGGATGGTGCCGGCCGCGCCGACCACCCACGAGTCGCCGGTGCCCGGATTGATGCTCACCGAGTAGAGGTTGCGCTCGACCCCCGAGTCCACGTCCCCCCACGTCTCTCCCCCGTCCACGCTGCGCAGAATCTGTCCCTCCGCCCCCACGGCCAGCCCCAGGGAACCGGCCAGGTCCACCCCCAGCATGTCCCGGGCGTCGGGCGCGTCGCCCTCCCTCCAGGTATCCCCCCCGTCGTCCGTCCTGGAGATGAAGCCTCGGCCGGAGGCGCAACCGTGCTCATCGTCGGCGAATGCGATGTCCCGGATGTTCGAGGGGAAGTCGTGGTCCACGACCTCCCAGGTATCACCGCCGTCGTCGGTGGCGAGAATGGTCCGCAACCCCCCCGTGAACCCCCGGTTCGCGTCGAGGAAGAGCACCGCGCGGGTGGAATAGCCGGCCGTATCCTCCAGGGCGTGCCAGGTCTGTCCCCCGTCCTCGGTCTTGACCACCATCAGCCCCACGGCGTAGGCCGTATTGTCGTCCACGGCCGAGACGTCCCAGATGTCCACCGTCCCCACCCCGTTCAGGTCGTAGAGGTGGTAGTAGGGCTCGTAGCCCCACCCGCCCAGGGTGGTCATCAGAAGCTCGGCGGCCTGGGCGCATCCCGCAGAGAAGGAGAAGCGGGTGGGGATGGCGGTGAGCTCCTCGAGATGATCCAGGTAGTGCTCCTCGTCGATCCTGGCGACGACCGCCGGGTCTATCCACCCCCCGCCGAAGGGCTCGGGGGGCGTGTCCTGGAGCATCCCGGAGGGCCGGGAAACCCCGGGCAGGGGGTGTAAGAGCAGGAGCTCCCCGCCGGGAAATCCCGGCAGGAGCCCGTCGGAGCGCAGCAGGTGGACGCCGGGGAAGGAGGCGACGACCTGGACTCCCGCGGGCGGAGCCTGGCCGTAGAAGAGGTAGTAGTACGAGCCGGGCTCGTGGTCGGCCAGCCTTCGGGCGCCCGGCGTGGTCTCGCCGAGATAGAGCCAGCCGCCGGCCGCGGGAACGGTGAAGACGGAGGTCTCGGGCCTCGCCGGGGAATAAAAGAGGCCCGGCGTCGCCCAGGCCCCCAGGTGAAGAAGGGTGAGGAGCCAAACGGTGG
Coding sequences within:
- a CDS encoding M28 family peptidase — translated: MRATVWLLTLLHLGAWATPGLFYSPARPETSVFTVPAAGGWLYLGETTPGARRLADHEPGSYYYLFYGQAPPAGVQVVASFPGVHLLRSDGLLPGFPGGELLLLHPLPGVSRPSGMLQDTPPEPFGGGWIDPAVVARIDEEHYLDHLEELTAIPTRFSFSAGCAQAAELLMTTLGGWGYEPYYHLYDLNGVGTVDIWDVSAVDDNTAYAVGLMVVKTEDGGQTWHALEDTAGYSTRAVLFLDANRGFTGGLRTILATDDGGDTWEVVDHDFPSNIRDIAFADDEHGCASGRGFISRTDDGGDTWREGDAPDARDMLGVDLAGSLGLAVGAEGQILRSVDGGETWGDVDSGVERNLYSVSINPGTGDSWVVGAAGTILHSGDGGLSWSAQESGFTQFIYQVEFVDAQHGFCVGDNRHLFETTDGGATWTVVQGSDRDRFLALDVLDDDTLWIGGGEPPFAYVSTDGGGTLVGGYIDTEESLTWRNVVCELPSSGDGPALLVTGHYDSISDDPLHLAPGADDNGSGVSACLEVARACRGLTFDTPVRIVLFSGEEQGLIGSSYYVADLAEGDVGGVLNLDMYAYRDDENYDLEVFTRDDSLWLSRAYDDGCGYTPAFEVETNDPEWYRSDHASFWRAGIPAVHVTEYAGTESYPYYHTTEDTVDKLDLVQGVSGARAAAAAVLQLVPREGQAGGLDAAYAFPNPFRPGEGNTTVTFRDLPAGTDLRV